Proteins found in one Venturia canescens isolate UGA chromosome 6, ASM1945775v1, whole genome shotgun sequence genomic segment:
- the LOC122412708 gene encoding frizzled-9-like isoform X3, with product MCASMLSERRRTGQNELAAFMPLVHYNCSKHLRFFLCAVFAPVCSEHVAMQIPACKPLCLSVRRDCEPALTSLTLPWPHLLDCDRFSDSGNALCVQPPPEESLPEMIPPPALPPIRQQWQILKPLQPSIKENQHHQCPPHFVQTPFVDTVTCAPRCGADAYYRGEDKKFAVRWMNGWAWLCFLSTLFTLLTFWVEPSRFRYPERPIVFLALCYNLVSILFIVRGAIGPENLSCVGQIEGPSYVPVHDGLRSIPCAMWWLMKHYLSLASSMWWTILCGCWLLSARNEWSSEALHNIAAYLHAIAWGLPILLTGGTLLSRSVSADELTGLCQVSDESAIWLEVLPHGVLLLLGCVLGSIAGSALIRVRRAVRAAGRSATKLERLMTRLGIFALLYALPAFGGLACALHEASVRPRWRTLALLAALDCRAAQNCVPGPVYRASGLEIALLRLFLSLVVGVTSGMWVWSGKTCRAWSRLLAAPSKPPRPPLPGQHINAHNMFQNYKPEAANIA from the exons CTCGCAGCTTTCATGCCGCTCGTTCATTACAATTGCTCGAAACACCTGAGATTCTTTCTCTGCGCTGTATTCGCGCCGGTTTGCTCGGAGCACGTCGCGATGCAGATACCGGCATGCAAACCTCTCTGCCTGTCGGTCAGACGAGACTGCGAACCAGCTTTGACCAGCCTCACTCTACCCTGGCCGCACTTGCTCGACTGCGATAGATTTTCTGACAGTG GCAATGCACTTTGCGTTCAACCGCCACCGGAAGAAAGCTTACCGGAAATGATACCGCCGCCGGCTCTACCGCCGATTCGACAGCAGTGGCAAATCCTCAAACCACTCCAACCGAGCATCAAAGAAAATCAACATCATCAATGTCCTCCTCACTTCGTTCAAACGCCTTTCGTCGACACG GTTACCTGCGCACCCCGCTGCGGAGCTGACGCTTATTATCGTGGCGAGGATAAGAAATTCGCGGTTCGTTGGATGAACGGTTGGGCATGGTTGTGCTTTCTCTCGACTCTCTTCACACTTCTCACGTTCTGGGTCGAACCTTCGCGATTTCGTTATCCCGAAAGACCGATCGTTTTTCTCGCTCTGTGCTACAACCTCGTCTCCATTCTTTTCATCGTACGAGGCGCAATTGGTCCGGAGAATTTGAGCTGCGTGGGTCAGATCGAGGGACCATCGTATGTACCG GTCCATGACGGACTGAGGAGTATTCCCTGCGCCATGTGGTGGCTGATGAAGCATTATTTGAGCCTTGCCAGCAGTATGTGGTGGACCATTCTTTGCGGATGCTGGCTCCTGAGCGCGAGGAACGAATGGAGCAGCGAAGCTCTTCACAATATTGCCGCGTACCTTCATGCAATAGCTTGGGGCCTGCCGATATTATTGACCGGAG GTACTCTGTTATCGCGAAGTGTTTCAGCGGACGAGTTGACCGGTCTTTGCCAAGTTTCGGACGAGTCTGCGATATGGTTGGAGGTTTTGCCCCACGGAGTGCTGTTATTACTGGGCTGCGTACTCGGGAGCATAGCTGGTAGCGCGTTAATAAGAGTGAGGCGAGCAGTGAGAGCAGCTGGTCGGAGTGCAACGAAGCTCGAAAGACTGATGACTCGTTTAGGAATATTTGCTCTTCTCTACGCGCTCCCCGCGTTCGGCGGTCTCGCTTGCGCCCTCCACGAAGCCTCGGTGCGACCGAGGTGGCGAACCCTCGCACTTTTGGCTGCTCTCGATTGTCGGGCGGCTCAAAACTGCGTGCCAGGGCCTGTTTATCGCGCTTCTGGACTCGAGATCGCCCTCTTGAGGCTCTTCCTGTCGCTGGTTGTCGGGGTTACTTCCGGCATGTGGGTATGGTCCGGGAAAACTTGCCGCGCGTGGAGTCGACTCCTCGCCGCCCCGAGCAAACCGCCGAGACCACCGCTCCCAGGACAACACATCAATGCCCACAATATGTTCCAAAACTACAAACCCGAGGCGGCGAACATCGCTTAA
- the LOC122412708 gene encoding frizzled-9-like isoform X4 — protein sequence MPLVHYNCSKHLRFFLCAVFAPVCSEHVAMQIPACKPLCLSVRRDCEPALTSLTLPWPHLLDCDRFSDSGNALCVQPPPEESLPEMIPPPALPPIRQQWQILKPLQPSIKENQHHQCPPHFVQTPFVDTVTCAPRCGADAYYRGEDKKFAVRWMNGWAWLCFLSTLFTLLTFWVEPSRFRYPERPIVFLALCYNLVSILFIVRGAIGPENLSCVGQIEGPSYVPVHDGLRSIPCAMWWLMKHYLSLASSMWWTILCGCWLLSARNEWSSEALHNIAAYLHAIAWGLPILLTGGTLLSRSVSADELTGLCQVSDESAIWLEVLPHGVLLLLGCVLGSIAGSALIRVRRAVRAAGRSATKLERLMTRLGIFALLYALPAFGGLACALHEASVRPRWRTLALLAALDCRAAQNCVPGPVYRASGLEIALLRLFLSLVVGVTSGMWVWSGKTCRAWSRLLAAPSKPPRPPLPGQHINAHNMFQNYKPEAANIA from the exons ATGCCGCTCGTTCATTACAATTGCTCGAAACACCTGAGATTCTTTCTCTGCGCTGTATTCGCGCCGGTTTGCTCGGAGCACGTCGCGATGCAGATACCGGCATGCAAACCTCTCTGCCTGTCGGTCAGACGAGACTGCGAACCAGCTTTGACCAGCCTCACTCTACCCTGGCCGCACTTGCTCGACTGCGATAGATTTTCTGACAGTG GCAATGCACTTTGCGTTCAACCGCCACCGGAAGAAAGCTTACCGGAAATGATACCGCCGCCGGCTCTACCGCCGATTCGACAGCAGTGGCAAATCCTCAAACCACTCCAACCGAGCATCAAAGAAAATCAACATCATCAATGTCCTCCTCACTTCGTTCAAACGCCTTTCGTCGACACG GTTACCTGCGCACCCCGCTGCGGAGCTGACGCTTATTATCGTGGCGAGGATAAGAAATTCGCGGTTCGTTGGATGAACGGTTGGGCATGGTTGTGCTTTCTCTCGACTCTCTTCACACTTCTCACGTTCTGGGTCGAACCTTCGCGATTTCGTTATCCCGAAAGACCGATCGTTTTTCTCGCTCTGTGCTACAACCTCGTCTCCATTCTTTTCATCGTACGAGGCGCAATTGGTCCGGAGAATTTGAGCTGCGTGGGTCAGATCGAGGGACCATCGTATGTACCG GTCCATGACGGACTGAGGAGTATTCCCTGCGCCATGTGGTGGCTGATGAAGCATTATTTGAGCCTTGCCAGCAGTATGTGGTGGACCATTCTTTGCGGATGCTGGCTCCTGAGCGCGAGGAACGAATGGAGCAGCGAAGCTCTTCACAATATTGCCGCGTACCTTCATGCAATAGCTTGGGGCCTGCCGATATTATTGACCGGAG GTACTCTGTTATCGCGAAGTGTTTCAGCGGACGAGTTGACCGGTCTTTGCCAAGTTTCGGACGAGTCTGCGATATGGTTGGAGGTTTTGCCCCACGGAGTGCTGTTATTACTGGGCTGCGTACTCGGGAGCATAGCTGGTAGCGCGTTAATAAGAGTGAGGCGAGCAGTGAGAGCAGCTGGTCGGAGTGCAACGAAGCTCGAAAGACTGATGACTCGTTTAGGAATATTTGCTCTTCTCTACGCGCTCCCCGCGTTCGGCGGTCTCGCTTGCGCCCTCCACGAAGCCTCGGTGCGACCGAGGTGGCGAACCCTCGCACTTTTGGCTGCTCTCGATTGTCGGGCGGCTCAAAACTGCGTGCCAGGGCCTGTTTATCGCGCTTCTGGACTCGAGATCGCCCTCTTGAGGCTCTTCCTGTCGCTGGTTGTCGGGGTTACTTCCGGCATGTGGGTATGGTCCGGGAAAACTTGCCGCGCGTGGAGTCGACTCCTCGCCGCCCCGAGCAAACCGCCGAGACCACCGCTCCCAGGACAACACATCAATGCCCACAATATGTTCCAAAACTACAAACCCGAGGCGGCGAACATCGCTTAA
- the LOC122412708 gene encoding frizzled-9-like isoform X2, with product MNHVNLRDVAKFSTRRRYFLAAFMPLVHYNCSKHLRFFLCAVFAPVCSEHVAMQIPACKPLCLSVRRDCEPALTSLTLPWPHLLDCDRFSDSGNALCVQPPPEESLPEMIPPPALPPIRQQWQILKPLQPSIKENQHHQCPPHFVQTPFVDTVTCAPRCGADAYYRGEDKKFAVRWMNGWAWLCFLSTLFTLLTFWVEPSRFRYPERPIVFLALCYNLVSILFIVRGAIGPENLSCVGQIEGPSYVPVHDGLRSIPCAMWWLMKHYLSLASSMWWTILCGCWLLSARNEWSSEALHNIAAYLHAIAWGLPILLTGGTLLSRSVSADELTGLCQVSDESAIWLEVLPHGVLLLLGCVLGSIAGSALIRVRRAVRAAGRSATKLERLMTRLGIFALLYALPAFGGLACALHEASVRPRWRTLALLAALDCRAAQNCVPGPVYRASGLEIALLRLFLSLVVGVTSGMWVWSGKTCRAWSRLLAAPSKPPRPPLPGQHINAHNMFQNYKPEAANIA from the exons CTCGCAGCTTTCATGCCGCTCGTTCATTACAATTGCTCGAAACACCTGAGATTCTTTCTCTGCGCTGTATTCGCGCCGGTTTGCTCGGAGCACGTCGCGATGCAGATACCGGCATGCAAACCTCTCTGCCTGTCGGTCAGACGAGACTGCGAACCAGCTTTGACCAGCCTCACTCTACCCTGGCCGCACTTGCTCGACTGCGATAGATTTTCTGACAGTG GCAATGCACTTTGCGTTCAACCGCCACCGGAAGAAAGCTTACCGGAAATGATACCGCCGCCGGCTCTACCGCCGATTCGACAGCAGTGGCAAATCCTCAAACCACTCCAACCGAGCATCAAAGAAAATCAACATCATCAATGTCCTCCTCACTTCGTTCAAACGCCTTTCGTCGACACG GTTACCTGCGCACCCCGCTGCGGAGCTGACGCTTATTATCGTGGCGAGGATAAGAAATTCGCGGTTCGTTGGATGAACGGTTGGGCATGGTTGTGCTTTCTCTCGACTCTCTTCACACTTCTCACGTTCTGGGTCGAACCTTCGCGATTTCGTTATCCCGAAAGACCGATCGTTTTTCTCGCTCTGTGCTACAACCTCGTCTCCATTCTTTTCATCGTACGAGGCGCAATTGGTCCGGAGAATTTGAGCTGCGTGGGTCAGATCGAGGGACCATCGTATGTACCG GTCCATGACGGACTGAGGAGTATTCCCTGCGCCATGTGGTGGCTGATGAAGCATTATTTGAGCCTTGCCAGCAGTATGTGGTGGACCATTCTTTGCGGATGCTGGCTCCTGAGCGCGAGGAACGAATGGAGCAGCGAAGCTCTTCACAATATTGCCGCGTACCTTCATGCAATAGCTTGGGGCCTGCCGATATTATTGACCGGAG GTACTCTGTTATCGCGAAGTGTTTCAGCGGACGAGTTGACCGGTCTTTGCCAAGTTTCGGACGAGTCTGCGATATGGTTGGAGGTTTTGCCCCACGGAGTGCTGTTATTACTGGGCTGCGTACTCGGGAGCATAGCTGGTAGCGCGTTAATAAGAGTGAGGCGAGCAGTGAGAGCAGCTGGTCGGAGTGCAACGAAGCTCGAAAGACTGATGACTCGTTTAGGAATATTTGCTCTTCTCTACGCGCTCCCCGCGTTCGGCGGTCTCGCTTGCGCCCTCCACGAAGCCTCGGTGCGACCGAGGTGGCGAACCCTCGCACTTTTGGCTGCTCTCGATTGTCGGGCGGCTCAAAACTGCGTGCCAGGGCCTGTTTATCGCGCTTCTGGACTCGAGATCGCCCTCTTGAGGCTCTTCCTGTCGCTGGTTGTCGGGGTTACTTCCGGCATGTGGGTATGGTCCGGGAAAACTTGCCGCGCGTGGAGTCGACTCCTCGCCGCCCCGAGCAAACCGCCGAGACCACCGCTCCCAGGACAACACATCAATGCCCACAATATGTTCCAAAACTACAAACCCGAGGCGGCGAACATCGCTTAA